One genomic segment of Hypomesus transpacificus isolate Combined female chromosome 5, fHypTra1, whole genome shotgun sequence includes these proteins:
- the slc8a4a gene encoding solute carrier family 8 member 4a, which translates to MFLRRFLALAQPFTSCLSTSLLLVVLLGLTHLSQASSDHVPSSPPRNCSEEDSCADGVVLPMWNPQNPSVGDKVARAIVYFVALIYMFLGMSIIADRFMSSIEVITSQEKEITIKKPNGETTTATVRIWNETVSNLTLMALGSSAPEILLSVIEVIGHKFEAGSLGPSTIVGSAAFNMFIIIAICVYVVPENETRKIKHLRVFFVTAAWSVFAYIWLYLILAVISPGEVEVWEAVLTFLFFPLCVVQAWIADRRLLFYKYVHKRYRADKTRGIIIETEGDGMFTKMDMEMDGQGVNSHPKEVLDGMLEGVEEGGGGPGDRPDQEDEARRDMARTLKELKQRHPDKDMEQLIEMANYQVLVQQQKSRAFYRIQATRMMIGAGNILKKHAADQARKVVSCHEASGQEEDPHTVYLQFEPTHYQCFENCGSLKISVGRHGGEAGCTVKVDYRTEDGTANAGSDYEFAEGTLVFKPGETVKELTVGVIDDDIFEEDEHFYVHLSNPRIVHRAEVSVLQPSSVATGNSMVVGGASSHVTPKAALGVAHTATVTIYDDDHAGIFTFESEAMRVSESVGTMQVKVHRTSGARGKVAVPYHTVEGSARSGDDYEEVAGKLEFQNDETMKLLDVKIIDDEEYEKNKTFTIVLGEPVLLEVGQKHGDSNENKPVVVGDEEEVAKMGCPSLGEHTKLEVVIEESYEFKNTVDKLIKKTNLALVVGSSSWREQFVNAVTVSAGDDDEEESGEERLPSCFDYIMHFLTVFWKVLFAFVPPTEYWNGWACFFVSISIIGGLTAVTGDLASHFGCTVGLKDSVTAVVFVALGTSVPDTFASKVAAIQDQYADASIGNVTGSNAVNVFLGIGVAWTIAAVYWRTKGKTFHVNPGSLAFSVTLFTIMALVCVMVLMYRRRPGVAGGELGGPRTAKLITCFLFVSVWFLYILLASLEAYCHVPGF; encoded by the exons ATGTTCCTGAGACGCTTTCTCGCACTCGCTCAGCCCTTCACCTCCTGCttgtccacctccctcctccttgtcGTCCTCCTGGGCCTCACCCACCtttcccaggccagctcagaCCACGTTCCCAGCAGCCCCCCGAGGAACTGCTCCGAGGAGGACAGCTGTGCCGACGGCGTGGTTCTGCCCATGTGGAACCCCCAGAACCCGTCGGTCGGGGACAAGGTGGCTCGGGCCATCGTGTACTTTGTGGCGCTCATCTACATGTTCCTGGGGATGTCCATCATCGCTGACCGCTTCATGTCCTCCATAGAG gtgatCACCTCCCAGGAGAAGGAGATCACCATCAAGAAGCCCAATGGGGAGACGACCACGGCGACTGTGCGTATCTGGAACGAGACGGTGTCCAACCTCACCCTAATGGCCCTGGGCTCGTCCGCCCCGGAGATCCTGCTGTCCGTCATCGAGGTGATCGGCCACAAATTCGAGGCAGGGTCCCTGGGCCCCAGCACCATCGTGGGCAGCGCCGCCTTCAACATGTTCATCATCATCGCCATCTGCGTCTACGTGGTCCCGGAGAACGAGACCCGCAAGATCAAGCACCTGCGCGTGTTCTTCGTCACGGCGGCCTGGAGCGTGTTTGCGTACATCTGGCTCTACCTCATCCTCGCCGTCATCTCCCCGGGCGAGGTGGAGGTGTGGGAGGCCGTGCtcaccttcctcttcttccctctctgcgTGGTCCAGGCCTGGATCGCCGACCGGCGCCTCCTCTTCTACAAGTACGTCCACAAGCGCTACCGCGCCGACAAGACCCGCGGGATCATCATCGAGACGGAGGGAGACGGCATGTTCACCAAGATGGACATGGAGATGGACGGCCAGGGGGTCAACTCCCACCCTAAGGAGGTCCTGGACGGGAtgctggagggggtggaggagggcggcGGGGGGCCGGGCGACAGGCCGGACCAGGAGGATGAAGCTCGTCGGGACATGGCCCGcaccctgaaggagctgaagcagaGACACCCAGACAAGGATATGGAGCAGCTGATTGAGATGGCCAACTACCAGGTCCTGGTCCAGCAGCAGAAGAGCCGAGCCTTCTACCGGATCCAGGCCACGCGCATGATGATCGGGGCCGGCAACATCCTGAAGAAGCACGCGGCTGACCAGGCGCGGAAGGTGGTGAGCTGTCACGAGGCcagcgggcaggaggaggacccTCACACCGTCTACCTGCAGTTTGAGCCCACCCACTACCAGTGTTTCGAGAACTGCGGCTCTCTCAAGATCTCCGTGGGTCGCCACGGAGGGGAGGCGGGCTGCACTGTCAAG GTGGACTACCGTACGGAGGACGGGACTGCGAACGCCGGCTCGGACTACGAGTTTGCGGAGGGCACGCTGGTGTTCAAGCCCGGGGAGACGGTGAAGGAGCTGACCGTGGGCGTGATCGACGACGACATCTTCGAGGAGGACGAGCACTTCTACGTGCACCTCAGCAACCCCCGCATCGTGCACCGCGCCGAGGTCTCCGTCCTCCAGCCCAGCTCCGTCGCCACGGGCAACAgcatggtggtggggggggcgtCGTCCCACGTGACCCCCAAGGCCGCCCTGGGCGTCGCCCACACGGCCACTGTCACCATCTACGACGACGACCACGCGGGCATCTTCACGTTCGAGAGCGAGGCGATGAGGGTTAGCGAGAGCGTGGGCACCATGCAGGTCAAGGTTCATCGGACATCCGGCGCCAGGGGGAAGGTGGCGGTGCCGTACCACACCGTGGAAGGGAGCGCCAGGTCTGGAGACGACTACGAGGAGGTGGCCGGGAAGCTGGAGTTCCAGAACGACGAGACCAT gaaGCTGTTGGATGTGAAGATCATTGATGACGAGGAGTACGAGAAGAACAAGACCTTCACCATAGTCCTGGGGGAGCCTGTGCTTCTGGAGGTGGGACAGAAACATG GGGACTCCAATGAAAACAAGCCTGTTGTCGTGGGTGACGAAGAGGAGGTGGCAAAGATGGGCTGTCCCAGTCTGGGTgaacacaccaaactggaggtgGTGATCGAGGAGTCCTATGAGTTTAag aacACAGTGGATAAGCTGATCAAGAAGACCAACCTGGCTCTGGTAGTGGGCAGTAGCAGCTGGAGGGAACAGTTTGTCAATGCTGTCACTGTCAGCGCCG GTGACGACGACGAGGAAGAGAGCGGCGAGGAGCGTCTGCCCTCCTGCTTCGATTACATCATGCACTTCCTCACGgtgttctggaaggttctgtTTGCCTTTGTCCCGCCCACGGAGTACTGGAATGGCTGGGCCTGCTTCTTCGTGTCCATCTCCATCATTGGTGGTCTGACAGCTGTGACCGGTGACCTGGCCTCTCATTTCGGCTGCACTGTGGGCCTCAAAGACTCGGTCACTGCTGTGGTGTTCGTGGCTCTGGGCACCTCTGTTCCAG ACACCTTCGCCAGCAAGGTCGCCGCCATCCAGGACCAGTACGCCGACGCCTCCATCGGCAACGTGACCGGCAGCAACGCCGTCAACGTCTTCCTGGGCATCGGCGTGGCGTGGACCATCGCCGCCGTCTACTGGAGGACAAAGGGCAAGACTTTCCACGTGAATCCGGGCTCGCTGGCCTTCTCCGTCACCCTGTTCACCATCATGGCGCTGGTGTGCGTGATGGTGCTCATGTACCGCCGGAGGCCCGGCGTGGCcgggggggagctggggggacCACGGACCGCCAAGCTCATCACCTGcttcctctttgtctctgtctggttCCTGTACATCCTGCTGGCTTCTCTGGAGGCCTACTGCCACGTACCCGGGTTCTGA
- the ppp1r14ba gene encoding protein phosphatase 1, regulatory (inhibitor) subunit 14Ba, translating into MATITKQDSNAQARVYFKTPPGTEDSEVVQKQGRVTVKYDRKELRKRLNLEEWIIDQLTDLYDCEEEEIPELEIDVDELLDMPTDGDRALRVKGLLVGCFKPSDDFITALLEKVKGLQKLNTPPKKSEKTPP; encoded by the exons ATGGCGACGATCACTAAACAGGACTCAAACGCCCAAGCACGGGTTTATTTCAAAACCCCTCCCGGTACCGAAGATTCTGAAGTAGTGCAAAAGCAAGGGCGGGTTACCGTCAAATACGACAGAAAAGAACTGAGAAAGAGACTCAATTTGGAAGAGTGGATAATTGATCAGTTAACGGATTTATACGACTGTGAG gaggaggagattcCTGAGCTGGAGATAGATGTGGATGAGCTGCTGGACATGCCCACGGATGGAGACAGGGCCTTGAGGGTCAAG GGTTTGTTGGTCGGCTGTTTCAAACCTTCAGAT GATTTTATCACGGCACTTCTGGAGAAGGTCAAAGGTCTTCAGAAACTCAACACTCCCCCCAAAAAGAGTGAAAAAACCCCTCCATAA
- the fkbp2 gene encoding peptidyl-prolyl cis-trans isomerase FKBP2 produces the protein MRLFFLVAVTLVSLTPEVVRGGEKKKLQIGIKKRVDNCPIKSRKGDVLNMHYTGKLEDGTEFDSSIPRNQPFTFTLGTGQVIKGWDQGLLGMCEGEKRKLVIPSELGYGDRGAPPKIPGGATLIFEVELLSIERRSDL, from the exons ATGAGGCTGTTTTTTCTGGTCGCGGTCACGCTGGTGTCCCTTACTCCCGAGgtggttagaggaggagagaagaagaagttgCAGATTGGCATCAAGAAGAGGGTAGATAACTGCCCCATCAAATCCCGAAAGGGGGATGTGCTGAACATGCACTACACT GGGAAGCTGGAAGATGGGACGGAGTTTGACAGCAGCATTCCTAGGAACCAGCCGTTCACCTTTACCCTCGGTACCGGCCAGGTCATCAAAGGCTGGGACCAGGGCTTGCTGGG TATGTGTGAAGGTGAGAAGAGAAAGCTTGTCATTCCCTCAGAGCTTG GATATGGAGACCGAGGAGCACCCCCTAAAATCCCAG GTGGCGCCACACTCATTTTTGAAGTTGAACTGCTGAGCATTGAACGTAGATCTGACTTATAG